CGAACGAGGCGGTGACCAGGCTGAACATGCTCCGCCCACCGCTGCGGGCCGGTGCCAGCAGCAGTCGCAGCATGCGGCCGTCGAGGAAGCGGGAGAGCCGGGCCGGCGCGTCCAGGAAGTCGAGCGCGGAGCGGGACGGCGGCGTGTCCACGACGATCAGGTCCCACTCGCCCCGGGCGTGCAACTGGCCGAGCTTCTCCATCGCCATGTATTCCTGTGTGCCGGCGAAGGTCGAACTCATCGCCTGGTAGAAGGGGTTGGCGAAGATGTCCGCCGCCTTCGCCGGATCGGTGTGCTGCAGCACCACGTCGTCGAAGGTGCGCTTCATGTCCAGCATCATGGCGTGCAGTTCGCCGCCGCTGGTCTCGACGTCGATCCCCTTGACCTGGCGGGGCGTGTTGTCCAGCTCGGTCAGGCCCAGTGACTGGGCCAACCGGCGGGCCGGGTCGATGGTGAGCACCACCGTGCGTCGGCCGTGGTGCTCGGCGGCCCGCAGCGCCAGCGCGGCGGCCGTGGTCGTCTTTCCCACCCCGCCGGCACCGCAACACACGACGATCCGCACGCCCGGGTCGGCGAGGATCTTGTCGACGTCCAGCTGCGGCGCCGCGTCTTCGGAAGGCACCAATCGAGCGTATCGGGCCGGGTGGGTCCATGCGCCCGTGCCGACCTCAGGTGTGAGTCAATCCGCCCGGAGGAGAGCCTGAGCCAGCGTCGCGAGCCCCGCCCGGTCCACCCCGTCGGTGAGCAACGGCAGCTCGGTCATCGGCAGCCCCAGCTCCACCAGCTCGGCCCGCAGTGAATCCTCCAACTCGCGCCGGATGAGCTGGTCACGCGCCTCGTCGTGCAGGCCGGCGACGGTTTCCCGGTCGGCCGGCAGCCCGGCGGCGACCAGCCCGCGCCTCAGCTCGGCCG
Above is a window of Micromonospora coriariae DNA encoding:
- a CDS encoding ArsA family ATPase, with the translated sequence MVPSEDAAPQLDVDKILADPGVRIVVCCGAGGVGKTTTAAALALRAAEHHGRRTVVLTIDPARRLAQSLGLTELDNTPRQVKGIDVETSGGELHAMMLDMKRTFDDVVLQHTDPAKAADIFANPFYQAMSSTFAGTQEYMAMEKLGQLHARGEWDLIVVDTPPSRSALDFLDAPARLSRFLDGRMLRLLLAPARSGGRSMFSLVTASFGMFSKVVQKVLGAQLLTDLSGFVAALDSMFGGFRQRAEQTYRILQARETAFVLVAAPEPDAVREAAYFAGRLREENMPLAGLVLNRVHRPAVPELDAERSRAAAERLAEVGGHEATADVLRAHAALARQAVREQQVAARFTEAFPAVPAVSVTAQPADVHDVDGLRTIGAAISRP